One window of Gigantopelta aegis isolate Gae_Host unplaced genomic scaffold, Gae_host_genome ctg2833_pilon_pilon:::debris, whole genome shotgun sequence genomic DNA carries:
- the LOC121391682 gene encoding LOW QUALITY PROTEIN: E3 ubiquitin-protein ligase ARIH2-like (The sequence of the model RefSeq protein was modified relative to this genomic sequence to represent the inferred CDS: inserted 2 bases in 1 codon), translated as MPLTTQSHYLLRWCPGKDCNMIFHVKEYLPKRVQCTSCESLTCFKCGEEYHSPTDCETFKEWLAKCEDDSETANYIAANTKDCPKCTTAIEKNGGCNHMHCTKCKHDFCWMRMGDWSAHNTEYYECSRYKSNPDIGKEKXTSARAALKKYLFYYERWYNHHRSLLLEEQTLLKIQTHIHEKVACGEGTWIDWQYLVKAADLLRKCRYTLKYTYPRAYWMEGDNKQLFEYQQAQLELEIENLSWKVERANITDRADLEQQMNITEIRHVTLLRDFTIQ; from the exons ATGCCACTGACTACACAG AGCCATTATTTGTTACGCTGGTGTCCTGGAAAGGATTGTAACATGATATTTCATGTAAAAGAGTATCTCCCAAAACGTGTTCAATGTACATCATGTGAGTCATTGACTTG TTTCAAATGTGGTGAAGAGTATCATAGTCCAACAG atTGTGAGACATTTAAAGAATGGCTAGCAAAATGTGAAGATGATTCTGAGACTGCCAACTACATTGCTGCTAATACTAAAGAT TGTCCTAAATGTACCACTGCTATTGAGAAAAATGGCGGCTGTAATCACATG CACTGCACTAAATGTAAACATG ATTTTTGTTGGATGCGCATGGGAG ACTGGTCTGCTCATAATACTGAGTATTATGAATGCAGTCGTTACAAAAGCAATCCTGATATTGGTAAAGAAAA AACTTCTGCAAGAGCAGCACtcaaaaaatatcttttttattatgaaagA tGGTATAATCATCATCGTAGTTTGTTACTTGAAGAACAAACTCTACTTAAAATTCAAACTCATATTCATGAGAAGGTGGCCTGTGGTGAAGGGACTTGGATTGACTGGCAGTATTTAGTAAAAGCTGCTGATCTATTAAGAAAA tGTCGTTACACTCTAAAATATACTTATCCAAGAGCATATTGGATGGAAGGAGACAATAAGCAATTA TTTGAATACCAGCAGGCTCAATTGGAACTTGAAATAGAAAATCTCTCATGGAAAGTAGAAAGAGCCAATATCACAGATAGAGCA GACTTGGAGCAACAGATGAATATCACAGAAATACGTCACGTTACATTACTAAGAGATTTTactatacaataa